A stretch of DNA from Kiloniellales bacterium:
AATGCAGATGCCTCGAATGAGAGAAATTGTCGAAAGAGAAAGCGTCGGATACTTTGGGGAGCTGCCCGCGCCGATGATGTACAACGAATTTTCTTATAGAGCATCGCCGTCAACCATTTCCTTTGCCGGTTGGAATCCCTGGCTAATTGAAAAGGATGCTGAATTCTTTCGTGACTCCAGCAAGGCGCCATCTTACCTTGTGTATGAGTTGTATAATGTTGCTGATCGCTCAATCGTAGCGCAATTTTCACCGTTGGATAGTCCAAGGGCGCAGATTGAGATTTTTCGACGGTATGATCCAGTTCGCGACAATCAAGGGAATCCGATCAATGAAATAGGCCGGCTGTTGTTAAAAAGGAGAGAAGCATTGTCAGAGTTAGAGTATGAGAATTTAGGAGAACGAACTTATATAATGGGTGAAAGAATCCAGGTGCCTGAAGAGACGGCGGATCCGATTCAGGCGATTATTCGTTTTCCGCCAAGCCTATTCACTAAATTCATTACCTTTGTATATAAAGCGCCCGGCTATTCTATTCAATATAGGCTCGACAATGGCTTTGTGGGCAATCGGAAGTTTACGCCAACAAAGGCAAGAGAGGGCTTCTTGATAGCGCCCCTCATCCTCGAGAACCGGGATTTGCTTTCCGCACTTTCTGCGTCGGAATGGAATAAGTACGTAGAGAATGACAATAGTTCTCTGCGACGGGTAACTGAGTTTCGGATTACCTGTGACAACAGTTCCATTGCATGTGCAGGAGAGATGGCAGTTCAATTTAGAGAAGTAGACGGGCTTGAATTTGGGCGAGACAGTAGCTACTAGCGGGCAGCTGACGAATTCCTCGCGTTGGTTTGTGCGATGTGGTTCCCACGGCTTTGGAGCTGCGGGGTCGCTTGGCCGCTTGACCCGGCTAAGGTTGCTCTCGATCTGTCGCCTGTTCGACCTTGCCATCGCGCCTCTTCACCCTCGGAGATCTTCCGGGCCCGGCTTGAGCGGCCGCTCAGGCCACCGCCGGCCCGGGCCGGGTGTCCTCCTGGTGCTGCATGACCGCTCTGGCGATGCGCTCCGTCCGCCACAACGGCGAGCTTGCGGGGCTTGGTCTCGAGCAGCGTGACCAGCAGGGCGCGCACCCGGTGCAGACCCGCCGCCGCATCCGCCGCGTCGTTCTTGTTCCGACGCAGGTAGGCCTTGGCGTAAGTCGGCGGAATCAGACGCACAGCTTGGCCAAAAGCACGAAGCTCGCGTCGCCAGCAATGCGACCTCGCACAGGCCTCCATACCGACAAGACACGGCTCAAGTCGGTCGACGTAAGCCAGAACCTGCGAGCGACGCAGACATCGACGAACCATGACCTCGTCAGTTCCCTCCACACCGGGCACCTGAAACACATGCTTCCCAAGATCCAGACCGATGATGCTAACCTTCTTCATGGATGGCTTCCCGACGTTGGAACCTTCGATAACCAACCTTGGCACACTGGTGCCGCAAGGCGGCCATCCACCCCATCAAGTCCGGCCATTCAGCGAGAATTGGGAACCGGTTGTCGAAGAGGACGAACGTGTGTCCTTAGACCTGAAGAGGATCGTGATCTTTGTGAGCGACCTGGACAAGCAGGCGGCCTACTACCGCGACCGCCTCGGCCTAACCGTGCTCGAAGAGCGCGAGGGCTGGGTCGAGTTCGACGCCGGCGGCTGCAGCATTGCCCTGCACCGGGGTAGGCGGAAGCCGCGCTTGGATTTCGTGACCACCGAGCCCCTGGATCAGGTTCGCGACGGCCTGACGATCAGGGGCGCCAAGCTGCAGGAGATCAAGCAGGATGCCCTTTGCCGCTACTGCCGCGGCAGGGATGCAGAGGGCAATCCCTTCCAGATCTCGACGGAGAAGAGATGACCGGCAAGCCCCTCGACGGCCTTCTCGTGGTCACCCTGGAGCAGGCGGTGGCGGCCCCGACCTGCTCGGTCCGGCTAGCCGACGCCGGGGCGCGGGTGATCAAGATCGAGCGGCCGGAGGGCGACTTCGCGCGGGGCTACGACCAGGTTGCCAAAGGCGAGAGCGCCTATTTCGTCTGGCTCAACCGCGGCAAGGAATCCATCGCCCTGGACCTCAAGCGACCCGGCGACCTGGCGCTGGCGCGGCGCATGATCGGCAAGGCCGACGTCTTCATCCAGAACTTGGCACCGGGCGCGGCGGCGCGGCTCGGTCTCGATCCCGAGGCGCTGCGCGCCGCGCATCCGCGGCTCGTCACCTGCTCGATCTCCGGCTACGGCGAGACCGGTCCCTACGCCGAGATGAAGGCCTACGACCTGCTGGTCCAGGCCGAGAGCGGCTTGGCGGCGATCACCGGTCGGCCCGAGGGGCCGGGGCGGGTGGGGGTCTCGGTCTGCGACATCGCCGCCGGCATGTACGCCCACGCGGCGGTGCTGGAGGCCCTGCTGGCTCGCGAGCGCAGCGGCGAGGGCCGAGCCATCGCGGTCTCGCTCTTCGACGCCCTGGCTGACTGGATGACCGTGCCCCTGCTGCACCACGACTACGGCGGCGCGGCGCCGGAGCGGGTCGGCCTCAATCATCCCTCGATCTCGCCCTACGGCGCCTACGCCTCGCGGGAGGGGCGGGAGGTGGTCATCTCGATCCAGAACCAGCGGGAATGGCGGCGGCTCTGCGCAGAGGTCTTGGAAAAGCCGTCGCTGGCCGAGGACCCCCGCTTCCACGACAACACGGCGCGAGTTCGGAACCGGGTGGCCCTGAACAAGGAAATCGATGCTGTTTTCGGCCGGTCGCCCTTCGACGAGCTGATCGGGCGCCTGCGGGCGGCCGGCATCGCCTACGGCGCGATCAACGGGGTGGCCGAGCTGTCGCGGCATCCGCAGTTGCGCCGCATCACGGTCGGGTCCCCAGTTGGCCCGCTCGAGGTGGTGGCGCCCCCGGCCCGGGTGACCGGTCGGGCCGCCGACTTCGGGCCGGTGCCCGCGCTCGACCAGCAGGGCGACGACCTGCGCAAGGAGTTCGCCGAATGACCGAGGCCTTGGAACGCTGGCGGGCCTGGCTCGGCCGCCGGGAGGAGACCCGGGACCTGCTCGACCTCAACCGGGCCCGGGCCCTGCAGGCCACCCTCGACCTCGATGAGCCACCGCTGGAGGCCGGCGATCCCCTGCCGCCGCTCTGGCACTGGCTCTACTTCTGGAGCGTCGCCCCGGCCTCGGCCATCGGCCCCGACGGCCACGCGGCACGCGGCGGCTTCCTGCCCGCGATCGAGCTGCCCCGACGCATGTGGGCGGGCAGCCGGGTCCGCTTCCCGGCGCCCCTGCCGCTGGGCGCCGAGGCGCGGCGCGAGTCCGAGATCATTGCCGTCGACTTCAAAGAGGGCCGCAGCGGTCACTTGGCCTTCGTCACCGTCCGGCACCGGGTTTCGGCCGCCGGCGTTCTGGCCATCGAGGAGGAGCACGACATCGCCTATCGCGCGGCAATACAGCCGGGCGAGGCGCCGCGTCTCGGCACGGCCGCGCCGGCCGATCCGCCCTGGCGGCGCGAAATCCGACCCGACCCGGTCCTGCTGTTCCGCTACTCCGCGTTGACCTTCAACGGCCACCGCATCCACTACGACCAGCCCTACGTGACCGGCGTCGAGAGCTATCCCGGCCTGATCGTCCACGGGCCCCTGCTCGCCACCCTGATGGTCGAACTCGCCCGCCGCTCGGCCGGCCGGAGCGTCGCCAGCTTCCAGTTCCGCGCCCTGCGCCCGATCTTCGACACCGCCCCCTTCACCGTCGCCGGCGCCCCCGAGGACGAGACCGGCGCCAAGGTCTGGGTCGCCGACCCCGAAGGCTTCCTGGCGATGGACGGCCGGGTCGGCTTCGGATAGGCGCGAGAGGCGCTTACCCCTTGATCTCCCGCAGGGCCTGGATCAGGCGGTCGATCTCGTCTTCGCTGTTGTAGTAGTGCACCGAGAGGCGCAGCAGGTCGGGGAGCCGGCGCTTCTCGGCGTCGATGCGGGTCGAGTCCGGGGTCGAGTGGGAGCTGTTGATACTCTGGGCGTGGAGGCGCCGGCGGACTTCGGCGGCCTCGATCCCGGGCAGGGCCGTGGTGACGATGCCGCACTTGCGCTGGCCGAGGTCGTAGACCGGCAGGCCGAGCTCCTCGTCCAGGCGCAGGCGCAGGTGGTGGGCCAGCTTGACCACCCGGTCCTCGATCGCCTCGAGGCCCCAGCCCAGGGCGTAGTCGACCGCGACGCCCAGGCCGATGACCGCGGCGTAGTTGAACTCCCAGTTCTCGAAGCGCCGGGCGTCGGGGCGCAGCTCGTAGCGCTCGCGCGCCACCCAGGCCGCCGAATGCAGGTCGGGCATCGGCGGCTCCAGGCGCTCCATCATCGCCCTGCGGACGTAGAGGAAACCGCTGCCGCGCGGCCCGCGCAGGTACTTGCGGCCGGTCACCGACAGCAGGTCGCAGCCCAGCTCCTCCACGTCGAGCGGCAGCTGGCCGGCCGACTGGCAGGCGTCGAGCAGGAAGGGGATGCCGGCCGCCCTGGCGACCCGGCCGATCTCGGGCGCCGGGTTGACCAGGCCGCCGTTGGTCGGGACGTGGGTGACCGCGATCAGCTTGACCCTGTCGTCGATCATGGTCTCCAGGGCCGCGACCGAAAGCTGGCCGCTCTCGTCGCTGGGCACGACCTCGACCACGACGCCGCGGTCCCTGGCCATCTTCAGGTAGGCGATGTAGTTGGCGGCGTATTCGGCCTCGGCGGTCAGGATGCGGTCGCCCGGCTTGAAGTCGAAGGCGTGGAAGGCCTGGTTCCAGGCGACCGTGGCGTTCTCTACCAGGGCCACCTCCTCCCTGGCACAGTTCATCAGCCTGGCGATGGCCGTGTAGGTGTTCGCCACCTTGTCGGCAGCGGCCGCGGCGGCCTCGTAGCCGCCCATCTCGCCCTCCAGGCGCAGGTGGTCGATCTGGGCGTCCAGGACCACCCGCGGCATCAGCGCCGCGCCGGCGTTGTTGAAGTGGGCGACCTTGGCGCAGCTCGGCGTCTCGGCGCGGGCCCGGGCGATATCGATGGCCATCGGTGTCCTTTCCTCGGCTCGGCGCCGCGGACTCTAGGGATCTCGGGGCGCGAAGCCAAGCCGCCGCGCGCGGGCTTGACCGCCGCCGCCGGCCGTGGCCTTTGATCCGTCGGGAGGGCGAGACCATGTCGGAGCGAGATCAAGAGGTCCTGGCGGCGGCGGCGCGCGGCGACGCGGCGGCCTTGGCGACGGCCCTGGAGGCCGGCGGCGACCCCAAGGTCCGGGACCGCTTCGGCGCCCCGGCCCTGGCCCTGGCGGCGGCCCGGGGCGAGCTCGACTGCGTCGAGCGCCTGCTGGAGGCCGGCGCCGAGGTCGGCAAGACCAGCGACGCCGGCAACTCGGCTCTGATGCTGGCCGCCGCGCGGGGCCACGTTGAGGTCATGCGGCGCCTGCTCGCTGCCGGCGCCGACCCCGAGCAGCGCAACAAGTGGGGCCTCGGCGCCGCCGACTGGGCGCAGTGGCCGACGAACGCCGCGGAGGTCGAGGCGCTGCTGCTGGAAAACCGGGCCGGCTAGGTCTTCGGCGAGGCGGAGGTCTGGGTACGGCGGACCTGCCAGACCCGCTGGCGCTCGGCGCGCCAGGCGCGCAGGACCTTGAAGCGGTAGCTGCCGCTAAACTCCGGCGTGGCGGAGTGGTAGCGGCCGATCGCCCGGGTCCAGGAGCGCAGCCGGCGCTGCAGGTCGCTGAGGAAGCTCGCCGCATAGCTGATGTTCCGGACCGGGTCGAAGGCGGCCTCCAGGTCCTCAAAGGCGTCGGGATGGTGCAGCAGGTTGACCTGCATGCAGCCGACGTCGATGGAGACCACGCCCTCGTCCTGAAGGCGCCTGACCTCGCGGATCGCGGCCTCCTTGCTCGGCAGGTAGCGGCCGCCCCGCTCGGAGGTGACGGTCCAGGGCCAGGGCAGGGTCTCGCCGCTGAGGTCGTGCCAGCGGCCGGACTCGACCTTGGCGATGGCGGTCAGCAGGAAGGGCGGCAGGCCGCGGGTCTTCTCGATCTCGTCAGCGTTCTCGGCGCAGAGCAGCCAGGCCTCGTCGCCCTGGTCCACGGTCACGCCGGCCCGGGCGGTGTCGATGGGAAGCGCGGCCAGGGCAAGGGCGAAGAGGCCGCCAAGGCCGCGCCGCAGGACGCCGCAGCGGCGGCAGTCACGGGCCGTCCCGGCCGTCGGTGCCCTCTGGGCCGAAGCGGACCTCTGGCTCGCAACACCGAGGCCCGCTGGAGTCCTTCCGTCTCGCATGCCGTCCTGGCCCTCCGTTCGGATCTGGGTGAATCCTCCGTGAAGGCGACGAATTTTCCGTTAAGTGGAGATACTGAAAGGCGTACTTTTTTAGGGATTTATGGTTAACGGGTCGGCAGAGTCCCGTCGCCCTCGCCCAAGGGCAGCTGCAGGACCACGCTATCGACCCAGCGGCCGAGCTTGAAGCCGACCGAGGCGATGGTCCCGACCTCGCGGAAGCCCAGCGCCTTGTGGAGCCCAATCGAGGGCAGGTTCGCGCTGTCCCCGATGACCGCGATCATCTGGCGGTAGCCGGCCGCCGTGCAGGCCTCTATCAGGGCCGCCAGCAGCAGCCGGCCGAAGCCCCGGCGCTCGAAGCCGGGCCGGAGGTAGACCGAATCCTCGACCGAGAAGCGGTAGGCCGGCCGGGGCCGGTAGGGCCGGGCGTAGGCGAAGCCGGCGATCCCTTCCAGGGTCTCGACGACCAGGAAGGGCAGGCCCAGGCGCCGGGTCTCGGCGAAGCGGCGGCCGATCTCCTCAAGGTTCGGCGGCTCCTCCTCGAAGGAGGCTAGGCCGTGCAGGACGTGGTAGGCGTAGATCTCCCGGACGCCGGCCAGATCGGCCGAGGTGGCGTCGCGCGGCCCGGCGGGCTCCGGCGCCCGGCTCACCGCCGGAGCCTACAGCACGATGATATGAGATCGAACCGACCTCATATCATCGTGCTCTAAACTGTTGAAGTAGAGCGAAATTCAGATTTGAAGTCCATTCGACTTCAAATCATCCCGCTCTAGCGCCGGGCTGCCGGATCGAGGCGGACGGCCCCCAGGGCGGAGACCACCTGGCGCATGCGCTGGCTCAGGACCGGCAGGTGGCTGCCGCGCTCGATCCGGCGCTCGTTCATGTAGAGGGCGCGGTTGATCTCGATCTGCAGGGCGTGGACCCCGGCCTCGGGCCGGCCGTAGTGGTCGGTCACGTAGCCGCCCGAATAGGGCTTGTTGCGGGTCACCACGTAGCCGAAGTCGCCCAGGACCTGCTCCGCCGCCTCCAGGATCGCCGGCGCGCAGGAGCGGCCGTAGCGGTCGCCGAGGACGAAGTCGACCCGCCGGTTGCCGGGATCGCGGTCCATCGGGCCGCCGATCGAGGGCATGGAATGGCAGTCGATGAGGACGCAGTAGCCGAAGCGGGTCCGGGTCTCCTCGATCAGGTCGCGTAGGGCCTGGTGGTAGGGCCAATAATAGCTGCGCAGCCGGAACAGGGCCTCGGCGAAGGTCAGCTTCTGGCGGTAGATGTTGGCGCCGTTGGCCACGGTCCGGGCGATGGTCCCGAGGCCGGCCGCGACCCGGGGCGAGCGGGTGTTGGCGTAGTCCGGCAGCGGGTCGACGAACATCGCCGGGTCGAGCTCGAAGGCCTCCCGGTTGGCGTCGATATAGGCCCGCGGGAAGAGCGCCCGCAGCAGCGGAGCCCCAAGCTGGGGGGCGCCTGAGAAGATCTCGTCGACGAAGCTGTCCTCGGACATCCTGAGCGCCAGCGGGTCAAGCCTGGAGGCGGCCACGAAGGCGGCCGGATAGTCGGCGCCGCTGTGGGGCGAGGCGAAGACCAGGGGCTTGGACTGGGTCTCCGGGGCCAGGATCTCGTAGGCCGGGCCGAGGCTGTCCGTCCTGGTCCGGGCGAGGGCTGCGTGGGCGTCCATCATTGCCTCTAGAGTTAATCGATAGGAGGCGCCCTGTCACCGGGCTTTCTTGGTTAAATCGGCCTGCAAGGCGCATGCCGTTACAAGGGCTTGCAGATGCCCCCTTCCTCTTTCGCCGGCCTGGGGTATAGTCCGGCTTGGGGAGGGCCCCGGACGGCCCAGCGAGACAGGACGAGATGAGCACTTTGGGACCAGGAATGGCACGCATTCTCTTGGCTGAGGACGACGATGTCATGCGTCAGTTCCTGGCCAAGGCGCTGCAGCGCGCGGGCTACGAGGTCGAGGCCTTCGGCAACGGCCTGGACGCCTTCGATGCGGTCAGCCGCAAGTGCTACGATCTGCTGCTGGCCGACGTGGTCATGCCGGGGCTCGACGGGATCGAGCTGGCCCGCCGGGCCGCCAAGGAGCAGCCGGGCCTCAAGGTCATGTTCATCACCGGCTTCGCCGCCGTGGCGCTCAAGGCCAAGGAGCAGACCCCCAAGGGCACCCGCGTCCTCTCCAAACCCTTCCACCTGCGCGACCTGGTCAACCAGGTCGACCGCATGCTGGCCGCCTGAGCGGGCCGGCCCGACAGCCCCTCATCGCCGAGCGGACCGGAGCGCGCCTTTTCCCGCGCCGCGGGACTTGCCAAAGAGGCCGCAGCGGTGCTATTTCCGGCCACCCCTCGCAAGGGTCCCGCCGTCACCGGTTCAAGGGCGCGTAGCTCAGCGGGAGAGCACTACGTTGACATCGTAGGGGTCGCTGGTTCAATCCCAGCCGCGCCCACCATTTCAATCAGTTACTTACCAGCCGCCGCAGGGATCAGCCGGTCGAGCTCTTGAACGCAACTTGAAAGCAAAAGCTCGAAGTAGGCGTCAATCCCGGCTGTGGCGGCTCCCATCCGGTTGGGTTCGACCTTGACCTAGGACAGGCTTCGGCTTGGTGCCGCGTCGTCATGCCTGAGAGGTTGGAACCGCGGGCTGCCGAGCGCCGCCGCCGCGGCCCTGACGCTTGCTTTGACGGCCGAGGGGTCGGCAAAGACCCGGCCTGAAGCGCCCTTCGTCGCGGGGGAAGGGCGTGAGTAATGACAGCGGGGGGAGAGTACAGGCTCTCCCCGCTGTTGGAAACGACGCGTCCGTCAGCTGATCGTGATCTTCCGCGGCTTCGCTTCCTCGGCCTTCGGAAGGGTCAGCGTGAGCACGCCGTCATCGATGTCGGCGGAGATCTTCTCCCGATCGACCTTAGCTGGGAGGCCGAACTTCCGGCTGTAGTGGCCGACGTTGTATTCGGTGTAAACCGGCTGCATCTCCGCGTAGTCGGAGAAGTCGATCCGCCCTTCCACCTTCAGAACGTCGTTCTCGATCTCAATGCTCACGTTGTCTTTGGTGACGCCCGCCATCTCCATCACGACGGTAAGCGCGTTCTCCGTTTCGAAAATGTCCGTGTAGGGCACATAGTACCGTGCCGGAACCGTCATCTCCTCCTTCTCGACCAGTTCCTTCTTTTCTTGGACTTCCAGGGATCTCCTGTCTGTTTCGGTCATCGCTTCTACTCCATGTCACGCCGAGGCTTCCGTTGCGACGTCACCTGACGGTGATGGACTTGGGCTTGTCGCGCTCTGCGCGCGGCAGGAAGAGCGCCAGAACACCGTCGCGGTACTCGGCCTTGACGCGGTCTGCATCGACCTCAACCGGGATCGCGACCGTGCGGTCGAAGGCTCCCGAGATCCGCTCGCGGCGATGGAGGCTTACGCCCTCGCCATAGTCGATGGACTTCCGGCCTGCGATGCGGATCCGGTCACCATGGACCCTGATGTCAACGTCCTCGCGACGAATGCCCGGCAGCTCGGTGAGAATCACGAAGTCGTCGCCCTGACGAAAGACATTCAGCGGCGGATAGCCTCCCCTGCCGCTCGGCCCGCGAGCGAGCCAGTCGCTGGCGCGAAAGGCATCGAGGCTTCGTTGCAGGTTGAACAGCGTCTCGAAGGGATCGGGAAAAAGCCGTGCCATGGCTACACATCCTTTCAGCAAGCAACGTGTAACGGGTCTGGCCGACCAGGGGTCCAGCCAAGTTTGGCACTCTCAAGATGAGAGTGCCAGCCCTCGCTGGCGACTTGGGCAATCTGC
This window harbors:
- a CDS encoding VOC family protein → MIFVSDLDKQAAYYRDRLGLTVLEEREGWVEFDAGGCSIALHRGRRKPRLDFVTTEPLDQVRDGLTIRGAKLQEIKQDALCRYCRGRDAEGNPFQISTEKR
- a CDS encoding CaiB/BaiF CoA-transferase family protein, whose product is MTGKPLDGLLVVTLEQAVAAPTCSVRLADAGARVIKIERPEGDFARGYDQVAKGESAYFVWLNRGKESIALDLKRPGDLALARRMIGKADVFIQNLAPGAAARLGLDPEALRAAHPRLVTCSISGYGETGPYAEMKAYDLLVQAESGLAAITGRPEGPGRVGVSVCDIAAGMYAHAAVLEALLARERSGEGRAIAVSLFDALADWMTVPLLHHDYGGAAPERVGLNHPSISPYGAYASREGREVVISIQNQREWRRLCAEVLEKPSLAEDPRFHDNTARVRNRVALNKEIDAVFGRSPFDELIGRLRAAGIAYGAINGVAELSRHPQLRRITVGSPVGPLEVVAPPARVTGRAADFGPVPALDQQGDDLRKEFAE
- a CDS encoding acyl-CoA dehydrogenase, which produces MTEALERWRAWLGRREETRDLLDLNRARALQATLDLDEPPLEAGDPLPPLWHWLYFWSVAPASAIGPDGHAARGGFLPAIELPRRMWAGSRVRFPAPLPLGAEARRESEIIAVDFKEGRSGHLAFVTVRHRVSAAGVLAIEEEHDIAYRAAIQPGEAPRLGTAAPADPPWRREIRPDPVLLFRYSALTFNGHRIHYDQPYVTGVESYPGLIVHGPLLATLMVELARRSAGRSVASFQFRALRPIFDTAPFTVAGAPEDETGAKVWVADPEGFLAMDGRVGFG
- a CDS encoding aminotransferase class V-fold PLP-dependent enzyme; protein product: MAIDIARARAETPSCAKVAHFNNAGAALMPRVVLDAQIDHLRLEGEMGGYEAAAAAADKVANTYTAIARLMNCAREEVALVENATVAWNQAFHAFDFKPGDRILTAEAEYAANYIAYLKMARDRGVVVEVVPSDESGQLSVAALETMIDDRVKLIAVTHVPTNGGLVNPAPEIGRVARAAGIPFLLDACQSAGQLPLDVEELGCDLLSVTGRKYLRGPRGSGFLYVRRAMMERLEPPMPDLHSAAWVARERYELRPDARRFENWEFNYAAVIGLGVAVDYALGWGLEAIEDRVVKLAHHLRLRLDEELGLPVYDLGQRKCGIVTTALPGIEAAEVRRRLHAQSINSSHSTPDSTRIDAEKRRLPDLLRLSVHYYNSEDEIDRLIQALREIKG
- a CDS encoding ankyrin repeat domain-containing protein; its protein translation is MSERDQEVLAAAARGDAAALATALEAGGDPKVRDRFGAPALALAAARGELDCVERLLEAGAEVGKTSDAGNSALMLAAARGHVEVMRRLLAAGADPEQRNKWGLGAADWAQWPTNAAEVEALLLENRAG
- a CDS encoding lytic transglycosylase domain-containing protein, whose product is MRDGRTPAGLGVASQRSASAQRAPTAGTARDCRRCGVLRRGLGGLFALALAALPIDTARAGVTVDQGDEAWLLCAENADEIEKTRGLPPFLLTAIAKVESGRWHDLSGETLPWPWTVTSERGGRYLPSKEAAIREVRRLQDEGVVSIDVGCMQVNLLHHPDAFEDLEAAFDPVRNISYAASFLSDLQRRLRSWTRAIGRYHSATPEFSGSYRFKVLRAWRAERQRVWQVRRTQTSASPKT
- a CDS encoding GNAT family N-acetyltransferase: MSRAPEPAGPRDATSADLAGVREIYAYHVLHGLASFEEEPPNLEEIGRRFAETRRLGLPFLVVETLEGIAGFAYARPYRPRPAYRFSVEDSVYLRPGFERRGFGRLLLAALIEACTAAGYRQMIAVIGDSANLPSIGLHKALGFREVGTIASVGFKLGRWVDSVVLQLPLGEGDGTLPTR
- a CDS encoding N-formylglutamate amidohydrolase, with product MDAHAALARTRTDSLGPAYEILAPETQSKPLVFASPHSGADYPAAFVAASRLDPLALRMSEDSFVDEIFSGAPQLGAPLLRALFPRAYIDANREAFELDPAMFVDPLPDYANTRSPRVAAGLGTIARTVANGANIYRQKLTFAEALFRLRSYYWPYHQALRDLIEETRTRFGYCVLIDCHSMPSIGGPMDRDPGNRRVDFVLGDRYGRSCAPAILEAAEQVLGDFGYVVTRNKPYSGGYVTDHYGRPEAGVHALQIEINRALYMNERRIERGSHLPVLSQRMRQVVSALGAVRLDPAARR
- a CDS encoding response regulator produces the protein MARILLAEDDDVMRQFLAKALQRAGYEVEAFGNGLDAFDAVSRKCYDLLLADVVMPGLDGIELARRAAKEQPGLKVMFITGFAAVALKAKEQTPKGTRVLSKPFHLRDLVNQVDRMLAA
- a CDS encoding Hsp20/alpha crystallin family protein; translation: MTETDRRSLEVQEKKELVEKEEMTVPARYYVPYTDIFETENALTVVMEMAGVTKDNVSIEIENDVLKVEGRIDFSDYAEMQPVYTEYNVGHYSRKFGLPAKVDREKISADIDDGVLTLTLPKAEEAKPRKITIS
- a CDS encoding Hsp20/alpha crystallin family protein; translation: MARLFPDPFETLFNLQRSLDAFRASDWLARGPSGRGGYPPLNVFRQGDDFVILTELPGIRREDVDIRVHGDRIRIAGRKSIDYGEGVSLHRRERISGAFDRTVAIPVEVDADRVKAEYRDGVLALFLPRAERDKPKSITVR